The following proteins come from a genomic window of Methanosarcina sp. MTP4:
- a CDS encoding HD domain-containing protein, with amino-acid sequence MTVVLDPVHGYIELDEIVQEILATPQMQRLRRVRQLGYSNLVYPGANHTRFEHSLGVMHLASMLMKNVNTVDEEKKNELRAASLLHDVGHGPFSHVTENIIDKYTRRRHDDVREILGKGEIKDVLDKYGLSSGNLAKHIKGETSIGQILSSEIDVDRMDYLVRDAHYTGVAFGVVDYNRLINQMQFYENRLVVAQGGLKAAESLLVSRFWMNTSVYYHHVTRISEAMCSTAVEDMIENGELDPAGLRQMDDIDLVAAMRKSRGHGGELARRLDSRQLYKRALYAGLDAVGKSVLKHRGKTSRVENEIAELAGVDPKDILVDIPKMPEMLEMRALIKTDSRMVPLNEASHFISILQQAHMDNWRMGVYTPKEHCEAVGKAAREVFDVKKTIKQFKLSDL; translated from the coding sequence ATGACGGTCGTCCTTGATCCCGTGCACGGTTATATCGAACTGGACGAGATTGTCCAGGAAATTCTGGCTACCCCCCAGATGCAGCGCCTCAGGAGAGTCAGACAGCTTGGCTATTCCAACCTCGTCTACCCCGGAGCAAACCACACCCGCTTCGAACACTCTCTCGGGGTTATGCACCTTGCCTCCATGCTCATGAAAAACGTCAACACCGTAGACGAGGAGAAGAAGAACGAACTGAGAGCAGCGTCCCTTCTGCACGATGTCGGGCACGGCCCCTTTTCCCATGTGACCGAGAACATCATCGACAAATACACCCGGCGCAGGCACGACGATGTGAGGGAAATCCTCGGGAAAGGAGAAATCAAAGATGTGCTGGACAAATACGGCCTCTCCTCCGGGAACCTCGCAAAACACATCAAAGGAGAGACCTCAATCGGGCAGATCCTGAGCAGCGAGATTGACGTGGACAGGATGGACTACCTGGTCCGGGACGCCCACTATACCGGGGTTGCCTTCGGGGTCGTGGACTACAACCGCCTGATCAACCAGATGCAGTTTTACGAAAACAGGCTTGTCGTGGCCCAGGGAGGGCTGAAAGCCGCAGAGTCCCTGCTGGTCTCCCGCTTCTGGATGAACACTTCCGTTTATTACCATCACGTGACCAGGATCTCGGAAGCCATGTGTTCTACAGCAGTTGAAGATATGATAGAAAACGGGGAACTGGATCCTGCCGGGCTCAGGCAGATGGACGACATTGACCTTGTAGCTGCCATGCGGAAATCCAGGGGACACGGGGGAGAACTTGCAAGAAGGCTGGATTCCCGCCAGCTCTACAAACGCGCACTCTACGCAGGCCTGGACGCGGTTGGAAAAAGCGTGCTCAAACACCGCGGCAAGACCTCCAGGGTGGAAAACGAGATTGCAGAACTAGCAGGCGTGGACCCGAAAGATATCCTGGTTGACATCCCTAAAATGCCGGAGATGCTGGAAATGCGGGCGCTGATAAAGACCGACAGCCGGATGGTCCCCCTGAACGAAGCATCTCATTTCATATCCATCCTGCAGCAAGCCCACATGGACAATTGGAGAATGGGAGTCTACACCCCGAAAGAGCACTGTGAAGCTGTTGGCAAAGCTGCAAGAGAAGTTTTTGACGTCAAAAAGACTATAAAACAGTTCAAACTGAGCGACCTCTAA